Proteins from one Flavobacterium sp. N2038 genomic window:
- a CDS encoding glycoside hydrolase family 3 N-terminal domain-containing protein has translation MKNAIIKIGLFAAMLFFIINCGVSKKSKPTVVKNQPVSTENKEVYTPKNKSEKKPFVKNSDAENRWTDSIYSIMTLDEKLGQLFFVSAYSNKDSVHVNKIKDLVANYKVGGVIFFQGGPVRQAKLTNEYQAKAKIPLFIGLDAEWGLSMRLDSTYAYPWNMTLGAIQNLDLIEKVGRNMGSECKRMGIHFNFAPVLDINTNPLNPIIGNRSFGESKTNVANRATAIMKGIQSQGILCTGKHFPGHGETSADSHKTLPTVSSTKEHIDEVELYPYKQLFDEGLASVMVAHLNIPSLESRENIPSSASYNIVTELLQKQLGFDGLIFTDGLGMKGASNFKGVGDLELAVLQAGNDIFLCPDDVPLALEKLKTFYTNGEITEERLAHSVKKILHYKFKAGLNKYKAVDLKNLQQDLTSPDKDALQYTLFENAVTVLKNEKEILPIKNLNQKIAYVKLGEDVNSDFITTLKKYTNITEVSNTNIDSLNTELKKYDLVIVSYHKVNKAWEKQDFNSTELFFLNKIAENNKVILDVFTKPYSLLPIQNFDAIEGLVVSYQNTPISQIVSAEILFGAKDAKGKLPVSINDNFKVNDGLITEKVDRLGFETPENVGMNSAILSKIDAIAQKAIDGKMAPGMQVLIARKGNVVFQKSYGYHTYNNDVKVSNTDLYDVASISKMISTLPNVMQLYDKNKVTLDTKLGTMLPLFAKSNKKDISFKDLLNHYAGLIAWSPFYKATIDAKGFPLEKYYRKIQEKNFTTKVADSLFIRNDYHDTIMKFIANSPVSIKKEYKYSDFTFIILKEYLERITHQKLEDLSQENFFNSIGMNYTTYNPLLKFDRNVIAPTEIDTYFRHQLIQGYVHDMAAAMEGGVAGHAGIFSNAMDVAKMMQLFLQKGSYGGERYFSEATFDTFNTCFYCAQGVERGLGFDKRLGKDGPTCQCASASSFGHTGFTGNMAWVDPANETVYVFLSNRTYPEVGEEGNKLAKEKIREDIQKIIYESIIK, from the coding sequence ATGAAAAATGCCATTATTAAAATAGGTTTATTTGCTGCTATGCTTTTTTTTATCATCAATTGTGGTGTTTCTAAAAAAAGCAAACCAACAGTTGTAAAAAATCAACCTGTTTCTACAGAGAACAAAGAAGTATATACGCCAAAAAACAAATCCGAAAAGAAACCTTTTGTCAAAAATTCTGATGCCGAAAATCGTTGGACAGACAGTATTTACAGCATAATGACACTGGATGAAAAACTGGGGCAGTTATTTTTTGTTTCAGCATATTCCAATAAAGATTCCGTACATGTCAATAAAATAAAAGATTTAGTTGCCAACTATAAAGTAGGTGGTGTAATATTTTTTCAGGGCGGACCGGTTCGTCAGGCGAAATTAACCAACGAATATCAGGCAAAAGCCAAAATCCCGTTGTTTATTGGGCTTGATGCCGAATGGGGATTGAGTATGCGTTTAGATTCTACTTATGCCTATCCCTGGAACATGACTTTGGGAGCGATTCAAAACTTAGATTTAATTGAAAAAGTAGGACGAAATATGGGTAGCGAATGTAAAAGAATGGGAATCCATTTCAACTTTGCTCCTGTTCTGGATATCAATACCAATCCTCTGAATCCTATTATTGGCAATCGTTCTTTTGGCGAAAGCAAAACAAATGTTGCCAACAGAGCCACTGCAATAATGAAAGGAATTCAGAGTCAGGGCATTTTATGTACCGGAAAACACTTTCCCGGGCATGGAGAAACCTCAGCAGATTCACACAAAACACTTCCTACGGTTTCTTCGACCAAAGAACATATTGACGAAGTGGAGTTGTATCCCTACAAACAGCTTTTTGATGAAGGTTTAGCTTCTGTTATGGTCGCACACCTAAATATTCCGAGTTTAGAATCCCGCGAAAACATACCTTCTTCTGCTTCTTATAACATTGTAACAGAACTGCTTCAAAAACAATTGGGTTTTGACGGACTGATTTTTACGGATGGTTTAGGAATGAAAGGCGCCAGTAATTTTAAAGGTGTTGGTGATCTTGAGTTAGCCGTTTTACAAGCTGGAAATGATATTTTCCTTTGTCCGGACGATGTTCCGCTTGCATTAGAAAAACTAAAAACTTTTTATACAAACGGAGAAATTACAGAAGAACGCCTCGCACATTCCGTTAAAAAAATTCTGCATTATAAATTTAAAGCTGGTTTGAATAAATACAAAGCAGTCGATCTGAAAAATTTACAACAAGATTTAACGAGCCCGGATAAAGACGCACTTCAATACACTTTATTTGAAAATGCTGTTACCGTTTTAAAAAATGAAAAAGAGATTCTTCCGATCAAAAATCTGAATCAGAAAATTGCTTATGTAAAGTTGGGAGAAGATGTAAATAGTGATTTTATCACCACTCTAAAAAAGTACACCAATATTACAGAAGTTTCAAATACCAATATCGATTCATTAAACACCGAATTAAAGAAATATGACTTGGTGATCGTGAGTTATCACAAGGTAAATAAGGCATGGGAAAAACAGGATTTTAATTCAACCGAATTGTTTTTTCTCAACAAAATAGCCGAAAACAACAAGGTAATTCTTGACGTTTTTACCAAACCATATTCATTGCTTCCAATTCAAAATTTTGATGCTATTGAAGGATTGGTCGTATCGTATCAAAATACTCCTATTTCTCAGATTGTTTCTGCTGAAATTCTATTTGGAGCAAAAGATGCTAAAGGAAAACTACCTGTTTCTATCAATGATAATTTTAAAGTAAATGACGGTTTAATTACGGAAAAAGTAGATCGTTTAGGTTTTGAAACACCGGAAAATGTAGGAATGAATTCTGCTATTCTTTCTAAAATAGATGCCATTGCCCAAAAAGCAATCGACGGAAAAATGGCACCGGGAATGCAGGTTTTAATAGCCAGAAAAGGAAATGTTGTTTTTCAGAAATCATATGGATATCATACTTATAATAATGATGTAAAAGTTTCAAATACTGATTTGTATGATGTTGCTTCGATTTCAAAAATGATTTCTACGCTCCCTAATGTGATGCAATTGTATGATAAAAACAAAGTCACGCTGGACACAAAACTGGGAACGATGCTGCCGCTTTTTGCAAAATCGAATAAAAAAGACATATCGTTTAAGGATTTACTAAATCATTACGCAGGATTAATTGCGTGGAGTCCGTTCTATAAAGCAACAATTGATGCCAAAGGTTTTCCGCTAGAAAAATATTATCGAAAAATTCAAGAGAAAAATTTTACTACCAAAGTAGCCGATAGTCTTTTTATTCGAAATGATTATCATGATACAATAATGAAATTTATCGCCAACTCGCCAGTTTCTATTAAAAAAGAATACAAATACAGTGATTTTACTTTTATTATTTTAAAAGAATATCTGGAAAGAATTACGCATCAAAAATTGGAGGATTTAAGTCAGGAAAACTTTTTCAATTCTATTGGAATGAATTATACCACCTATAATCCATTATTGAAATTTGACCGAAATGTTATTGCTCCAACAGAAATTGACACCTATTTCAGACATCAGCTTATTCAGGGGTATGTGCACGATATGGCCGCTGCCATGGAAGGCGGAGTTGCTGGTCATGCCGGAATTTTTTCGAATGCCATGGATGTTGCTAAAATGATGCAGCTTTTTCTGCAAAAAGGAAGTTACGGTGGAGAACGCTATTTTTCGGAAGCTACATTTGACACCTTTAATACCTGTTTTTACTGCGCTCAGGGTGTTGAACGTGGTTTAGGTTTTGACAAAAGATTAGGAAAAGATGGTCCAACTTGCCAATGTGCTTCAGCTTCGAGTTTTGGTCATACCGGTTTTACTGGAAATATGGCCTGGGTTGATCCGGCAAATGAAACCGTTTATGTTTTTTTATCCAACAGAACTTATCCGGAAGTTGGTGAAGAAGGAAACAAACTGGCAAAAGAAAAAATTCGGGAAGACATTCAGAAGATTATTTATGAGTCTATCATCAAATAA
- a CDS encoding DeoR/GlpR family DNA-binding transcription regulator, translating to MLKKERHQFILGKFNTVEKINTIDLALELNISEDTIRRDFNELHNKGLIDKVYGGAFLVKDKSKNVFDITIINEDKKMAVGKKALSFLSEGQVIIMSGGTTNLSFCKLIPIDFTATIYTYSLPIAMQLSQHPNIELIFIGGKLQKKAMVTIGIDVVQVLSKIKADVCFLGVSSLDVNQGLTEMGYEVSVIKKEMISASDKIIVLATSDKINGTMPHKVCGLDKIDAIVTELNPKSPKIKKFVDSGAKMF from the coding sequence ATGCTAAAAAAAGAGAGACATCAATTTATACTGGGTAAATTTAATACTGTAGAAAAAATCAATACTATTGATTTGGCTTTGGAACTAAACATTTCTGAAGATACTATACGCCGGGATTTTAACGAATTACATAACAAAGGACTGATTGATAAAGTATACGGCGGCGCTTTTCTGGTAAAAGATAAGTCTAAAAATGTATTTGATATTACCATTATCAATGAGGATAAAAAAATGGCAGTGGGTAAAAAAGCACTGTCGTTTCTTAGTGAAGGACAGGTGATTATAATGAGTGGAGGTACTACAAATTTGTCTTTTTGTAAACTCATTCCAATAGATTTTACTGCTACAATATATACTTATAGTTTACCAATCGCTATGCAACTGTCTCAGCACCCCAACATCGAGTTGATTTTTATTGGCGGAAAACTGCAAAAAAAAGCGATGGTCACAATTGGTATCGATGTAGTTCAGGTATTGTCTAAAATTAAGGCCGATGTTTGCTTTTTGGGTGTTAGTAGTTTAGATGTAAATCAGGGGCTTACAGAAATGGGGTATGAAGTTTCGGTTATTAAAAAAGAAATGATCAGCGCTTCAGACAAAATAATTGTTCTGGCCACTTCAGACAAAATAAATGGTACTATGCCGCATAAAGTTTGTGGTCTTGACAAAATAGATGCTATCGTAACAGAGCTAAATCCTAAAAGTCCCAAAATCAAAAAGTTTGTTGATAGCGGTGCAAAAATGTTTTAA
- a CDS encoding SusC/RagA family TonB-linked outer membrane protein, translating to MKKLLFILFGIILFAQPIFAQTKTVTGTIKSETDGLSLPGVSVLIEGSSKSTVTDLDGKFSIAVDENETLVFSFVGFTTKKVKISSGTSVVNLRMAEELNTLSEVVVLGSTVRATRKELGNAVTSLKAEDLVKAQPVGLTSALQGKIAGAQVSQNSGDPAGGFSIKLRGTSSILGSSDPLYVIDGVILNNATTNVTNLNVTTGNSNMQIGQNRSSDINPNDIQSIEVLNGGAAAAIYGSRAANGVVLITTKKGVAGETRYTFATSVTSNHIRKKIDMNMSDKQFVNSSPALFPIQGNPASPTTVNVLGRNLETRTIDVKRYDYQDDIFTTGVGTDTYFSLQGGDDKTKYFGSLGYLSNEGIIKNTDFKRIGAKLRLKHEFNAKLSATVGLNYVNSSSNEKPDGNVFWSPINSINITNNTYDINQRDINGNLLAVDPNRVNPLSIIETFKIKQNTDRIISDLQLNYVPFKNFNADLIFGIDNYNQRGNVYIPRYPYTVNPAYYNDGYVSEATNRVVQFNNDLNLRYLWNIDQNWKSTTYGGYNVQTYRDDFGAIEGRNLKPFIETINAFNTLIPGSPSASQSKYNLWGFYLQETVGFRDRLYMTLAIRQDASTIFSSDNRSQFYPKASLSYVLSDEKFMAGIHDVVSSVRLRGSWGKSGSLTAIKPYARFTNYSTGTLLGNSTFTMEGLKQGNLDLRPEQSVTYEIGGDFGFIKDRLNLSFSYYNADIDDLLLPVQLAASEGATNTIKNVGQMNNKGYEINLKYDLIKKENVHLDVFVNYSSNRNKVTGLPQKRFKLDSNLAGAPVFVEMDKPIGIFYGTYFARNADGSLLLTPTGYPQTEKGDVNTGTPQRDASGQPTGTILNKEIGNPNPDYIIAFGANMNYKKFGLSVLFDGVQGVDVFDADYRTRQGVGSGTLVTKELNGELPRGYIWSVYNVEEFRVVDGSYLKLREVSLNYSFGKLNNFFDDLTITASGRNLISWDNFTSFDPETNSGGQSSVAKYNFGTVPIPSSYTLAVKVQF from the coding sequence ATGAAAAAACTGTTATTTATTTTATTTGGAATTATTTTATTTGCGCAGCCCATTTTTGCCCAGACAAAAACCGTAACCGGAACAATTAAAAGTGAAACAGACGGACTTTCTCTGCCAGGAGTATCTGTTCTGATCGAAGGATCATCTAAAAGTACCGTAACCGATTTAGATGGAAAATTTAGTATCGCGGTAGACGAAAATGAAACACTTGTTTTTAGTTTCGTTGGATTTACTACTAAAAAAGTTAAAATTTCTTCTGGTACTTCTGTAGTTAATCTTAGAATGGCTGAAGAACTCAATACACTTTCTGAGGTTGTAGTACTAGGATCAACCGTTCGTGCCACTCGTAAAGAGCTTGGTAATGCGGTTACAAGTCTAAAAGCAGAGGATTTAGTAAAAGCCCAGCCAGTTGGCCTTACCAGTGCTTTGCAAGGAAAAATCGCAGGCGCACAGGTTTCTCAAAACTCAGGTGATCCGGCAGGAGGTTTCAGTATTAAACTTAGAGGAACTTCTTCTATTTTAGGATCTTCAGACCCTTTATATGTAATTGATGGTGTAATTTTAAATAATGCCACGACCAATGTAACCAACTTAAATGTAACGACAGGAAATTCTAATATGCAGATTGGTCAGAACAGATCTTCAGACATTAACCCTAACGACATTCAAAGTATCGAAGTATTAAACGGTGGTGCAGCTGCCGCCATATATGGATCGAGAGCTGCCAATGGTGTAGTTTTAATTACAACTAAAAAAGGTGTTGCCGGCGAAACAAGATACACGTTCGCAACCAGCGTAACCTCAAACCATATCAGAAAAAAAATAGACATGAATATGTCTGACAAACAATTTGTAAACAGTTCGCCTGCTTTATTCCCGATTCAGGGAAATCCGGCGAGTCCAACTACAGTAAATGTTTTGGGAAGAAATCTTGAAACAAGAACTATAGACGTAAAACGATACGATTATCAGGATGATATTTTCACTACCGGAGTTGGTACAGATACTTACTTCTCTTTACAAGGTGGAGATGACAAAACAAAATATTTTGGATCACTTGGTTACTTATCCAATGAAGGAATCATAAAAAACACTGATTTTAAAAGAATTGGTGCTAAATTAAGGCTAAAACATGAATTCAATGCCAAATTATCTGCAACTGTAGGATTGAATTATGTAAACTCAAGTTCAAACGAAAAGCCAGATGGAAACGTTTTCTGGAGCCCTATAAACTCTATAAATATTACCAACAATACTTACGACATTAATCAAAGAGATATAAATGGTAACTTATTAGCCGTTGATCCAAACAGGGTAAATCCGCTTTCTATTATAGAAACCTTTAAAATCAAGCAAAATACAGATCGTATCATATCAGATCTTCAACTGAACTATGTGCCTTTTAAAAACTTCAATGCCGATTTAATTTTTGGTATTGATAATTACAACCAACGAGGAAATGTGTACATCCCAAGATATCCTTACACGGTAAATCCTGCGTATTACAACGATGGTTATGTATCTGAAGCGACAAACAGAGTGGTACAATTCAATAACGATCTGAACTTAAGATATCTTTGGAATATTGATCAAAATTGGAAATCTACCACTTATGGAGGTTACAACGTTCAAACCTATCGTGATGATTTTGGAGCTATTGAAGGCCGAAACTTAAAACCGTTTATTGAAACTATTAACGCTTTTAATACTTTAATTCCGGGTTCACCAAGTGCAAGCCAGTCCAAATACAATTTATGGGGTTTTTATCTTCAGGAAACTGTTGGATTTAGAGACCGATTATACATGACTTTGGCCATCAGACAAGATGCTTCGACTATTTTCTCCAGCGATAACAGATCTCAATTTTATCCAAAAGCGAGTTTAAGTTATGTTCTTTCTGATGAAAAATTCATGGCAGGAATTCATGATGTTGTAAGCTCAGTAAGATTAAGAGGATCTTGGGGGAAATCTGGAAGTTTAACTGCTATTAAACCTTATGCACGTTTTACAAACTATTCTACAGGAACACTTTTAGGAAATAGTACCTTTACTATGGAAGGACTTAAACAAGGAAACTTAGATTTAAGACCAGAACAAAGTGTTACGTATGAAATTGGTGGAGATTTTGGTTTCATCAAAGACCGTTTAAACTTATCGTTTAGTTATTACAATGCCGATATAGATGATTTGTTGTTACCAGTTCAGCTGGCAGCGTCTGAAGGTGCTACGAATACCATTAAAAATGTTGGACAAATGAACAACAAAGGATACGAAATCAATCTGAAATATGACCTTATCAAAAAAGAAAATGTACATCTTGATGTTTTTGTAAACTATAGCAGCAACCGAAATAAAGTAACAGGTTTACCGCAAAAACGCTTTAAATTAGACAGTAACTTAGCCGGTGCACCCGTTTTTGTCGAAATGGACAAACCAATCGGAATTTTCTACGGCACTTATTTTGCCCGAAATGCTGATGGAAGTTTATTGCTAACACCTACCGGATATCCGCAAACTGAAAAAGGTGATGTAAATACAGGAACTCCGCAAAGAGATGCTTCCGGACAACCTACCGGAACTATTCTGAACAAAGAAATCGGAAATCCAAATCCGGATTATATCATCGCATTTGGCGCTAATATGAATTACAAAAAATTCGGCTTATCTGTATTATTTGACGGCGTTCAGGGTGTGGATGTTTTTGATGCCGATTACAGAACCAGACAAGGTGTAGGTTCAGGAACTTTAGTAACAAAAGAACTTAACGGAGAATTACCACGTGGTTACATCTGGTCGGTTTATAATGTAGAAGAATTTAGAGTTGTTGATGGAAGCTACTTAAAACTAAGAGAAGTTTCTTTAAACTATTCTTTTGGAAAATTAAATAATTTCTTTGATGATTTAACCATTACAGCAAGTGGAAGAAACCTTATTTCATGGGATAACTTCACTAGTTTTGATCCGGAAACCAATTCAGGCGGACAATCTTCTGTTGCGAAATATAATTTTGGAACGGTGCCAATTCCTAGCTCATACACTTTAGCTGTAAAAGTTCAATTTTAA
- a CDS encoding RagB/SusD family nutrient uptake outer membrane protein, which translates to MKKIFIPIVALSLLFISCNEDYLDPTKPSQELVFGTRDGIIGAANGLQQLWTIDRTSPVYNTITGNGFTTKELRLLNAGNVDEGELSVGGEVLSTKNNVVNNLWSQCLVIKSESQKVIDHVDVLTTENEKASVLVHASIFKAMAITTLVQYFQAVPLKTAKNATFDTRADVLSEAIKILKATEPLLDKATGFSGLVAGINYKNTVYALLARTYLMAGDYDNAITYAGMVDLSAKSVFGFDQISANPIAYISITTNNVFQPVDLTLGLPADLAPISSDGRLNFYIKPGSNPTTATGFFDSNLKPIPLYLPGEMILIKAEGYARKDNLPQAIIELNKVLTKTAAGDTYGIGANLAPYAGAVTKAAILTEIYRNRCIEMYMSSLKLEDSRRFERPGAGTAGAERNRNWYPYPDSERNNNTNTPPDPAI; encoded by the coding sequence ATGAAAAAGATATTCATCCCTATAGTAGCCCTTTCATTACTTTTTATCAGTTGTAATGAAGATTATTTAGACCCGACCAAACCCTCTCAGGAGTTAGTTTTTGGAACCAGAGACGGAATTATTGGTGCGGCAAACGGTTTACAACAACTTTGGACCATAGACAGAACAAGTCCGGTTTATAATACCATTACCGGAAATGGTTTCACAACAAAAGAATTGCGATTACTAAACGCAGGAAACGTTGACGAAGGTGAACTTTCTGTTGGTGGCGAAGTTCTTTCAACAAAAAACAACGTTGTAAATAATTTATGGTCACAATGCCTTGTGATTAAGTCAGAATCTCAAAAAGTAATTGATCATGTTGATGTTTTAACCACAGAAAATGAGAAAGCAAGTGTTTTGGTTCATGCCTCTATTTTCAAAGCAATGGCCATCACTACTCTTGTGCAGTATTTTCAGGCTGTCCCTTTAAAAACAGCAAAAAACGCCACTTTTGACACCAGAGCTGATGTACTAAGCGAAGCTATTAAAATTCTGAAAGCGACAGAACCTTTATTGGATAAAGCAACAGGATTTTCAGGCTTAGTAGCCGGTATTAACTACAAAAATACTGTTTATGCACTTTTAGCCAGAACCTATTTAATGGCGGGAGATTATGATAATGCTATCACCTATGCCGGAATGGTAGATCTTTCTGCAAAATCAGTATTTGGTTTTGATCAGATAAGTGCAAACCCGATTGCCTATATTTCGATCACGACAAACAATGTTTTTCAGCCTGTTGATCTGACTTTAGGATTACCGGCAGATTTAGCACCTATAAGTTCTGACGGAAGGCTGAATTTTTACATCAAACCAGGCTCTAACCCTACAACTGCAACCGGTTTTTTTGATTCAAATTTAAAACCAATACCATTATACTTACCAGGCGAAATGATATTGATTAAAGCAGAAGGATATGCGCGAAAAGACAATTTACCTCAGGCCATTATAGAATTAAACAAAGTGCTGACTAAAACTGCCGCAGGAGATACCTATGGAATTGGAGCTAATCTTGCTCCTTATGCCGGAGCGGTTACAAAAGCAGCTATTTTGACTGAAATTTACCGAAACCGTTGTATCGAAATGTACATGTCGAGTTTGAAACTGGAAGACAGCAGAAGATTTGAGCGTCCTGGTGCAGGTACAGCCGGAGCCGAAAGAAACCGTAACTGGTATCCTTACCCGGATTCTGAAAGAAACAACAATACAAACACTCCACCAGATCCGGCAATATAA
- a CDS encoding anhydro-N-acetylmuramic acid kinase has protein sequence MNKNISALYQIAQKETRKIIGLMSGTSLDGLDIALCEISGSGENTAVKLIQFETIDYSEEIKIEIRKVFAKKEIDFQHLVVLNEWIGLLHAEMINTSLKKWNITSDSVDLIASHGQTVLHAPKFLHQLEKFPNATLQIGDGDHIAIKTGIITLSDFRQKHIAAGGEGAPLAVYGDYFLFGKKGENRIMLNMGGIANFTFLPASLNANETFVTDTGTGNTLIDLFVKHYFPEKSYDKDAEIAKQGTVNQVLLHNLKDNSFFQQEFPKTIGPELFGAEYVKDALKKSAIETISAPDLLATLSRFTAETIAEAIQYAVKNTSTPIQDFKIYMSGGGTNNPLIVSWLKELLPCQFYKSDDLGISSDAKEAVLFAILANETVAGGNFDFGSQKIPSITMGKISMPD, from the coding sequence ATGAACAAGAATATTAGCGCACTTTATCAAATTGCGCAAAAAGAAACCCGAAAAATTATTGGTTTAATGTCTGGCACATCATTAGACGGGCTTGATATTGCTTTATGCGAGATTTCGGGATCCGGAGAAAATACTGCCGTAAAACTTATTCAGTTTGAGACCATTGATTATTCGGAAGAAATTAAAATTGAAATTCGTAAAGTATTTGCCAAAAAAGAAATTGATTTCCAACATTTGGTTGTCCTTAACGAATGGATTGGTCTACTGCATGCTGAAATGATCAATACCAGTTTAAAAAAATGGAATATCACTTCTGATTCAGTCGATTTAATAGCATCGCATGGACAAACGGTTTTACATGCTCCAAAATTTTTGCATCAGCTGGAAAAATTTCCAAATGCTACTTTGCAAATTGGTGATGGTGATCACATTGCTATTAAAACCGGAATTATAACATTGTCAGATTTCAGGCAAAAGCATATAGCTGCCGGCGGCGAAGGAGCTCCATTGGCTGTTTATGGGGATTATTTTCTATTCGGAAAAAAAGGAGAAAACCGAATTATGCTTAACATGGGCGGTATTGCCAATTTTACTTTTTTACCTGCTTCATTAAACGCCAATGAAACGTTTGTAACCGATACAGGAACCGGAAATACTTTAATTGATCTTTTTGTAAAGCATTATTTTCCCGAAAAAAGCTATGACAAAGATGCCGAAATTGCCAAACAAGGAACAGTAAATCAGGTTTTATTGCACAATTTAAAAGACAATTCCTTTTTCCAGCAGGAGTTTCCAAAAACCATCGGACCGGAACTATTTGGTGCTGAATATGTAAAAGACGCCTTGAAAAAAAGTGCAATCGAAACCATCTCTGCTCCGGATTTATTAGCAACACTCTCCCGTTTTACTGCCGAAACAATTGCAGAAGCTATTCAATATGCCGTAAAAAATACCTCAACCCCTATTCAGGATTTTAAAATCTATATGTCTGGCGGAGGAACAAATAATCCTTTAATCGTAAGCTGGCTGAAAGAATTATTGCCTTGCCAATTTTATAAAAGCGATGATTTAGGAATTTCAAGCGATGCCAAAGAAGCGGTTTTATTTGCCATTTTAGCCAACGAAACAGTAGCCGGAGGAAACTTTGATTTTGGATCACAAAAAATCCCATCCATTACAATGGGAAAAATCTCCATGCCAGATTAA
- a CDS encoding acyltransferase family protein codes for MKDRIISVDVLRGLTVLLMTLVNNPGSWSYVYPILDHAKWNGCTLADLVFPFFIFIVGIAVPLAMPVKKDNTENVTKIITRSLRIFCLGLFLSYFYSIHFMGLQPGILLLCIRLFFTFLVGYALIGDFKPKTKTILAVTIFIILIGLAYSGHENFAKIRLLGVLQRIGIVYFFVSIIYLKTNIKTQAILAASILLGYWAIMTLIPVPDVGHPNLEVGTNFASWLDSVLLENHMYIETKTWDPEGLLSTLPVIGNGLIGLLIGQLLIQPMPKIKINKIMTGISFVLILLGLVWSLVFPINKSIWTSSYVLFTAGLALLLLSIIYYIIDVLGYKKWTTFLLTWGVNPMIVFFVSGILPRALTMIKIQDPENISDTINVRDYAYHFWISPLFENQLLSSLTYSIIYILLWSGVLWYFYKKKMIFKV; via the coding sequence ATGAAAGATCGTATAATTTCAGTCGATGTATTAAGAGGACTTACTGTCTTATTAATGACTTTAGTAAACAATCCCGGAAGCTGGAGCTATGTCTATCCGATATTAGATCACGCAAAATGGAATGGCTGCACTCTGGCCGATTTAGTATTTCCGTTCTTCATCTTCATCGTCGGAATTGCAGTTCCTTTAGCAATGCCCGTTAAAAAAGACAATACTGAAAACGTCACTAAAATTATCACCCGATCATTGCGTATTTTTTGCTTAGGGCTCTTTTTAAGCTATTTCTATTCGATTCATTTTATGGGTTTACAACCCGGAATTCTTCTTTTATGCATTCGTTTATTTTTTACCTTTTTAGTTGGTTATGCCTTAATTGGTGATTTCAAACCCAAAACAAAAACCATATTAGCAGTTACCATTTTTATAATTCTAATTGGCTTAGCATACAGCGGACATGAAAATTTTGCCAAAATAAGATTACTCGGTGTTTTACAACGCATTGGTATTGTTTACTTTTTTGTTTCGATTATCTATCTAAAAACCAATATAAAAACGCAAGCCATATTAGCAGCTAGCATCTTATTGGGATATTGGGCAATAATGACACTAATTCCTGTTCCTGATGTAGGGCATCCAAATCTCGAAGTGGGAACCAATTTTGCCTCTTGGCTTGACAGTGTTTTACTCGAAAACCATATGTATATCGAAACTAAAACCTGGGATCCTGAAGGTTTATTAAGCACATTACCCGTAATAGGAAACGGTTTGATAGGTTTGCTAATTGGTCAATTACTGATTCAGCCAATGCCAAAAATAAAAATTAATAAAATAATGACTGGTATAAGCTTCGTATTAATACTTCTCGGTTTAGTATGGTCTTTAGTCTTCCCTATAAATAAATCAATATGGACCAGCTCTTATGTTTTATTTACAGCAGGCTTGGCTCTATTATTGCTTTCGATAATATATTATATAATTGATGTTTTAGGATACAAAAAATGGACAACCTTCCTATTAACCTGGGGAGTAAACCCGATGATTGTATTCTTTGTTTCCGGGATTTTACCGCGAGCCCTGACAATGATTAAAATTCAGGATCCTGAAAATATTTCAGATACAATCAACGTTAGAGATTATGCCTACCATTTTTGGATTAGTCCGCTTTTTGAAAATCAGCTGCTTTCATCCCTAACTTATTCTATAATTTACATCCTATTATGGAGTGGTGTGTTATGGTATTTTTACAAAAAGAAAATGATTTTTAAAGTCTAA